One genomic segment of Gossypium arboreum isolate Shixiya-1 chromosome 3, ASM2569848v2, whole genome shotgun sequence includes these proteins:
- the LOC108474719 gene encoding BTB/POZ and TAZ domain-containing protein 3-like yields the protein MASPVTDSAGLSPCIETVSWNADMVGTLPMPEAEAPMSSSVLNNCNIPKPPPLPSKIVTRNKHPKWPPESSFAPKETKDMWDKLFKDGNGADLCIFTEDKSCIFAHSSVLSIASPVLGYRIGQSKIKHGMKYIQIPGLPHDAVRVFIRFLYSSCYEGEELKKYALHLLLLSHCCSVPQLKRVCICYLEQDFLTTENVIDTLLLARKCDAPRLVLICVRMVVKNFKSVSSTEGWKLMKRIYPDIEQELVESVVEADSKKQERQRKIEEKKVYTQLYEAMEALLHICKDGCRTIGPRDKMLKGNQIACNFPACKGLEALVRHFSGCKTRVPGGCSHCKRMWQLLELHSRMCNEPDSCKVPLCRHFKEKIQQQCKKDETKWKLLVNKVIAAKNGSYLFSSR from the exons ATGGCTTCACCGGTTACTGATTCAGCCGGTTTATCACCCTGTATCGAAACTGTGTCATGGAATGCAGATATGGTCGGTACTTTGCCTATGCCGGAAGCGGAAGCTCCGATGTCTTCTTCGGTGTTGAACAACTGTAACATACCGAAACCGCCGCCTCTTCCGAGTAAGATTGTAACGAGAAACAAGCATCCCAAATGGCCTCCCGAGAGTAGCTTTGCCCCAAAGGAAACGAAAGATATGTGGGACAAGCTTTTCAAGGACGGTAATGGTGCGGATCTTTGCATTTTCACTGAGGATAAATCGTGTATTTTTGCTCATTCTAGTGTTCTG AGTATTGCATCGCCTGTGCTCGGTTATCGTATCGGGCAATCAAAAATCAAGCATGGCATGAAATACATCCAAATCCCGGGATTACCACACGATGCTGTTCGAGTATTCATTCGTTTTTTATATTCTTCATG CTATGAAGGGGAAGAGCTGAAAAAGTATGCATTGCATCTATTGTTGTTGTCGCATTGTTGCTCAGTTCCGCAATTGAAACGAGTTTGCATTTGTTATCTCGAGCAAGACTTTCTTACCACTGAAAACGTGATTGATACCCTTTTGTTAGCTCGGAAATGTGATGCACCAAGGCTCGTCCTCATTTGTGTTCGTATGGTCGTAAAGAATTTCAAATCCGTATCTTCAACCGAAGGATGGAAATTAATGAAACGTATTTATCCTGATATTGAGCAAGAACTTGTCGAGTCTGTTGTTGAAGCGGATTCT AAAAAGCAAGAGAGGCAAAGGAAAATCGAAGAGAAAAAGGTCTATACGCAATTATATGAAGCGATGGAGGCCCTTCTTCACATTTGCAAAGATGGTTGTCGAACAATTGGTCCTCGTGACAAAATGCTAAAAGGAAACCAGATTGCCTGCAATTTTCCAGCTTGTAAAGGACTCGAAGCTTTAGTCCGTCATTTCTCCGGTTGTAAGACTCGTGTTCCCGGAGGATGCAGTCATTGTAAACGCATGTGGCAACTTCTTGAACTTCATTCCCGTATGTGCAATGAACCCGATTCTTGTAAGGTTCCTCTTTGCAG GCATTTTAAGGAGAAAATACAGCAGCAATGCAAGAAAGATGAGACTAAATGGAAGCTATTGGTTAACAAAGTTATTGCAGCAAAAAATGGAAGCTATTTGTTCTCCTCtaggtga